One Lentibacillus cibarius DNA window includes the following coding sequences:
- a CDS encoding MBL fold metallo-hydrolase produces MKVRKISGHIWSIKIWMIIPIHVWLVKDRDGVTLVDAGMPNMANGILKTIHKLDIGPLSRILLTHGHADHVGSIKRIRSKRNIPIYVHSEEIPYMEGKLPYPRRKKAQTLIQPSVVKPLEQNGDQLKQVGDLLPYHTPGHSPGHVVYYHQKDDVLLGGDLFTSKKHRIQKPMSIFTADMTQAIKSGEIIKNLKPERLCVCHGNEVTYPHKQYDWLREQLHI; encoded by the coding sequence ATGAAAGTTAGAAAAATTTCAGGCCATATTTGGAGCATCAAAATTTGGATGATTATCCCTATACATGTTTGGTTAGTCAAGGATAGAGATGGCGTGACTCTGGTTGACGCCGGCATGCCAAACATGGCCAATGGCATTTTAAAGACGATTCATAAGTTAGATATTGGGCCATTATCACGTATTCTATTAACACATGGTCATGCTGATCATGTTGGTTCAATCAAAAGGATAAGATCCAAACGAAATATTCCTATTTATGTACATTCGGAAGAAATACCGTATATGGAAGGTAAGTTACCATATCCCCGTAGAAAAAAAGCACAAACTTTAATACAACCTTCTGTTGTAAAACCATTAGAACAAAATGGAGATCAATTAAAACAGGTTGGAGATCTTCTACCCTACCACACACCAGGACACTCACCAGGACATGTCGTTTATTACCATCAAAAAGATGACGTTTTACTAGGCGGCGATCTATTCACAAGTAAAAAACACCGTATTCAAAAACCAATGTCAATATTTACAGCTGATATGACTCAGGCGATAAAAAGCGGGGAAATCATTAAAAATCTAAAACCCGAGAGATTGTGTGTTTGTCATGGAAATGAGGTGACTTACCCACACAAACAATATGATTGGTTAAGAGAACAATTGCATATATAA
- a CDS encoding beta-ketoacyl-[acyl-carrier-protein] synthase family protein, protein MERKERCVVTGIGILSSIGNHKKEVLNHMKKGLTGIGEITRFETDEFMSEMGGELKNYDPNQYFSQTEQKQYDRCAQYAIISAKEAITDSYLNLKENKRQKIGVAFGTCNGGINSIEQQGDVHHLDNEYTARYPFYQQGDDVATYFNLNGPVNTLNTACAASGNAIGFAHDMITQGYADAMLAGGADSMSSTVYAGFNVLQSLNDKPCSPYNNAFGLSLGEGSAFLVLEPLSKALERNAFIYAEICGYGLSNDSYHETAPDPEGEGIRFAASSALKHANVDKKQIGYVNTHGTGTKANDVAELNGLKKLFGEDLFSTIYFSSSKAYFGHNLGAAAVIEYVTTLLAMQEGLLPATVNFETPREGCDHDNLITNEMKKASPAYFLCNNSAFGGHNVSVVSRNWKESQSRTSTKSHEEERVVITGLGMVHGKEKIQGGALERIISSMDPVDECTFSLKEYDKSLYQRRMNRLSQFSIGAADLALKDANVVMSEKNEYKVGLVYGTSRGTLQSSEKY, encoded by the coding sequence TTGGAAAGAAAAGAAAGATGTGTAGTCACGGGAATCGGGATTTTAAGTTCAATAGGAAACCATAAAAAAGAAGTTCTCAACCATATGAAAAAAGGTCTTACAGGGATCGGAGAAATCACTCGATTCGAGACAGATGAATTTATGAGTGAAATGGGAGGAGAACTAAAAAACTACGACCCGAATCAGTATTTTTCCCAGACGGAACAAAAACAGTATGATCGTTGTGCGCAATATGCAATTATCTCTGCTAAAGAAGCGATAACGGATAGTTACTTAAACCTGAAAGAAAATAAACGGCAAAAAATTGGCGTTGCATTTGGAACTTGTAATGGCGGTATCAACTCTATTGAACAGCAAGGTGATGTTCATCATTTAGATAATGAATATACCGCGCGTTATCCCTTTTATCAGCAAGGTGATGATGTCGCAACATATTTCAATTTGAATGGTCCGGTAAATACACTCAATACCGCTTGTGCTGCAAGTGGTAATGCAATTGGCTTTGCCCATGACATGATCACACAGGGGTATGCGGATGCGATGTTGGCTGGTGGGGCAGATTCAATGTCATCGACTGTATATGCAGGATTCAATGTGTTGCAATCGTTGAATGACAAGCCATGTTCTCCCTATAACAATGCATTCGGATTAAGCCTTGGGGAAGGATCTGCTTTTTTGGTTCTTGAGCCGCTAAGTAAAGCCCTAGAACGGAATGCATTTATTTATGCAGAGATATGTGGTTATGGATTAAGTAATGATTCGTATCACGAAACAGCCCCAGATCCAGAAGGGGAAGGAATCCGCTTTGCTGCTAGTTCAGCTCTAAAACATGCGAATGTAGACAAAAAGCAAATTGGCTATGTTAATACGCACGGTACTGGAACAAAAGCAAATGATGTGGCTGAACTAAATGGGTTGAAAAAACTGTTTGGTGAAGACTTGTTTTCAACTATTTATTTTAGCTCCAGTAAGGCATATTTTGGCCATAATTTAGGGGCTGCAGCGGTCATTGAGTATGTAACTACATTACTTGCTATGCAGGAAGGGTTATTACCCGCAACTGTGAACTTTGAAACTCCTAGAGAGGGTTGCGACCATGATAATTTAATCACGAACGAGATGAAAAAGGCTTCGCCAGCTTATTTCCTATGCAATAATTCCGCTTTCGGTGGCCATAATGTCTCTGTTGTGTCGCGAAACTGGAAAGAAAGTCAGTCTAGGACTTCTACAAAAAGTCATGAGGAAGAGCGGGTTGTCATTACCGGATTAGGAATGGTCCATGGAAAGGAAAAGATTCAAGGAGGGGCATTAGAACGTATTATCAGTTCTATGGATCCCGTTGATGAATGTACTTTTTCCTTGAAAGAATACGATAAATCGCTGTACCAGCGCCGAATGAACCGATTATCACAATTTAGTATTGGTGCTGCCGATCTTGCTTTAAAAGATGCAAATGTTGTGATGTCAGAGAAAAATGAATATAAGGTTGGGCTGGTTTATGGAACATCAAGAGGAACATTACAAAGCTCCGAAAAGTATTGA
- a CDS encoding SDR family NAD(P)-dependent oxidoreductase — MEKRVMITEGDKPFNQLIVSYLLEQGHQVMTCFENKDVSDQYFSSIHSEWQERYHPMIIPDTNEKSLSQIQKAIEDRMDGLDILIHGNEMVNEEQWLENNDLAFGDCISSQFEQIYLFNKMAAELMIRAKSGEIIFPLIYDPLYYADYASSPVLNQGKISMMKCLSRELSAFKINVNVMTFGYHEKESDRLQKRKTKKMVEIFSLKPALLHLKEMIPALDILINPPVKNIGGENFHIGTGIETSL, encoded by the coding sequence TTGGAAAAAAGAGTGATGATTACGGAGGGAGATAAGCCGTTTAACCAGTTGATCGTATCGTATCTACTAGAACAAGGCCATCAGGTCATGACATGTTTTGAAAACAAAGATGTTAGTGATCAGTATTTTTCTTCTATTCATTCGGAATGGCAAGAAAGATACCACCCAATGATTATTCCAGATACCAATGAAAAATCGTTATCGCAGATTCAAAAGGCCATAGAAGATAGGATGGATGGGCTGGATATATTGATTCATGGAAATGAAATGGTTAATGAAGAGCAATGGCTTGAAAATAACGATTTAGCTTTCGGAGATTGTATTTCTTCTCAATTCGAACAGATTTATCTTTTTAATAAGATGGCTGCGGAATTGATGATAAGGGCAAAGTCGGGTGAAATTATCTTTCCGTTGATCTATGATCCCTTATACTATGCGGACTATGCAAGCTCTCCAGTATTAAATCAAGGGAAAATTTCGATGATGAAGTGTTTGTCCCGTGAGTTATCCGCTTTTAAGATCAATGTGAATGTCATGACATTTGGATATCATGAAAAAGAGTCGGATCGATTGCAAAAAAGAAAAACAAAAAAAATGGTCGAAATATTTAGTTTGAAACCGGCGCTTCTTCATTTAAAAGAGATGATTCCAGCCTTGGATATACTTATCAATCCACCTGTAAAAAATATTGGAGGAGAAAATTTTCATATTGGTACCGGAATTGAAACGAGCTTATAA
- a CDS encoding alpha/beta fold hydrolase, which translates to MSDYLNELKDLVGLHVQSQNFNAKRIQSVMNRMESEEGDVPGSWVYEWTALGDQYLRDNKKLHAIQCYNFARFPYVNSKERKKAYRKCVNVFEQWIMEQNQVIEKRNIRFGEEKIPVYASGFDRKKRPLLIVIGGIVSIKEQWYKFLLECPRLGFFVVVAECPGVGENPLTYDEQSQHMIGAILNAFADCADVDQTYFVGMSFGGHLGIKYSLQDDRIRGITTVGAPVNHFYTNDRWFENVPDTTKNTLAHLCQVNTDCLFHTIRSFAIDNKEIKRLKIPLHYIFSERDEIIPSSEKQYLKRNVSQLELIEFDDVHGSPHHMGEIQKYIPLSVMRQQKSKMLFFKWTLRWLLTVEIVKRKVRTLNKEWVNWKEKKDV; encoded by the coding sequence ATGAGCGATTATTTAAATGAATTGAAAGACTTAGTCGGCCTTCATGTCCAATCCCAAAACTTTAATGCGAAAAGAATACAATCTGTCATGAACCGAATGGAAAGCGAAGAGGGAGATGTTCCTGGTTCTTGGGTCTATGAATGGACGGCTTTAGGCGACCAGTACTTACGTGACAACAAAAAACTTCATGCGATACAGTGTTACAACTTTGCAAGATTTCCTTATGTAAACTCTAAAGAACGTAAAAAAGCTTATCGAAAATGTGTGAATGTGTTTGAACAATGGATAATGGAACAAAACCAGGTAATTGAAAAACGGAATATCCGTTTTGGAGAAGAAAAAATTCCAGTATATGCATCTGGATTTGACCGTAAGAAACGTCCATTGTTAATTGTCATCGGAGGGATTGTCTCCATTAAAGAGCAATGGTACAAATTTTTACTCGAATGTCCAAGACTTGGCTTCTTTGTTGTTGTTGCAGAGTGCCCGGGGGTGGGAGAGAATCCTCTAACGTATGATGAACAATCCCAACATATGATTGGTGCCATATTAAATGCATTCGCTGATTGTGCGGATGTTGATCAAACTTATTTTGTTGGGATGAGTTTTGGGGGACACCTCGGCATTAAATATTCTCTACAAGACGACCGTATCAGGGGAATTACGACCGTCGGAGCTCCCGTTAATCATTTTTATACCAATGATCGTTGGTTTGAAAATGTTCCTGATACAACGAAAAATACACTAGCTCATTTATGCCAGGTCAATACGGATTGTTTGTTTCATACGATTCGTTCCTTTGCCATCGATAATAAGGAAATTAAAAGATTAAAAATCCCGTTGCATTACATATTCAGTGAACGTGATGAAATTATTCCCAGCTCTGAGAAGCAATATTTAAAACGTAATGTGTCACAGTTGGAACTCATCGAGTTTGATGATGTACATGGATCCCCACACCATATGGGAGAAATTCAGAAGTATATTCCGTTAAGTGTGATGCGTCAACAAAAAAGCAAGATGTTATTTTTTAAATGGACTTTAAGATGGTTATTAACAGTTGAGATAGTAAAAAGGAAGGTTCGAACTTTAAACAAGGAGTGGGTTAATTGGAAAGAAAAGAAAGATGTGTAG
- a CDS encoding thioesterase II family protein — MEKKIKDFVELYPIELAGRGSRANEPLYQTFEEAVDDLYGIITENLDNYTPYAFFGHSMGGMMAYELSHRMQCMGMKSPVHIYFSGVNAPLTATKKNDKKINSKWTDEKLFKLGGIPKELLQRRELLNLFLPVLRSDLLMSENFDYSKYNAKLDTDISIFHGDQDELVTNNLEKWRSITSKTCTIHTFSGGHFFIKQHVNTIVEIINQMLEPKASIDSSYGPMV; from the coding sequence GTGGAAAAAAAAATCAAAGATTTCGTTGAATTGTATCCAATAGAACTTGCTGGCAGAGGGAGTAGGGCAAACGAGCCTCTTTACCAAACATTTGAAGAAGCGGTGGATGATTTATACGGAATTATAACAGAAAACTTAGACAATTATACCCCGTATGCCTTTTTTGGTCATAGTATGGGAGGCATGATGGCTTACGAATTATCACATCGTATGCAATGTATGGGTATGAAGAGTCCGGTTCATATTTATTTTTCAGGAGTAAATGCTCCATTAACTGCAACCAAAAAAAATGATAAGAAGATTAACAGTAAATGGACAGATGAAAAATTATTCAAATTGGGCGGGATACCGAAGGAACTTCTACAACGTCGCGAGCTATTAAATCTGTTTTTGCCTGTGTTGCGTTCAGACCTTTTGATGTCGGAAAACTTCGACTACAGCAAATATAATGCAAAGTTAGATACTGATATTTCCATTTTTCATGGGGATCAGGATGAACTTGTTACAAATAACTTGGAAAAATGGCGATCGATCACCTCTAAAACATGTACGATCCATACTTTTAGTGGAGGACATTTTTTCATTAAACAGCATGTGAATACAATCGTAGAAATTATTAATCAGATGCTGGAGCCAAAAGCTTCGATTGATTCAAGTTATGGGCCCATGGTGTGA
- a CDS encoding phosphopantetheine-binding protein, with amino-acid sequence MQNMEEIKQIIKENILIERLEIEDLSPEEIEDQEPLFGDGIGLDSVEALDVVAGLEEEFDVKLQGMSEEETREHFYSVETLASFVVSQHAVSM; translated from the coding sequence ATGCAAAATATGGAAGAAATCAAGCAAATTATCAAAGAGAACATTTTAATTGAAAGATTGGAAATTGAAGACTTGTCACCTGAAGAAATTGAAGATCAAGAGCCATTGTTTGGTGATGGAATTGGATTAGATTCTGTAGAAGCGCTGGATGTTGTTGCAGGACTCGAGGAAGAGTTTGACGTGAAACTCCAAGGAATGAGTGAAGAAGAAACTCGTGAACACTTTTATTCTGTTGAAACGCTTGCTAGTTTTGTAGTTTCCCAACATGCTGTGTCTATGTAA
- a CDS encoding SDR family NAD(P)-dependent oxidoreductase, protein MQERAMLLKNKTVIVTGATRGIGKTIFYRLAEEGANVVGVYARNDQAANEIERDLNEKGIERSLYKGSVTDRSFIEGLMNSVNERYGKIDVLVNNAGVTGDSFITQMSNEQWKHVYDTNFLGTYICATTVLPYMEEQNEGNIVNLVSTTGVIGREAQSNYGASKGSIMGLTRLLSRKYARKGLKINAVAPGMINTEMIKHVPQSKIDNFLRFTNEKRLGEPEEVANAVLFLSSDLCGYLDDTVLKVDGGFLR, encoded by the coding sequence ATGCAAGAACGTGCGATGTTATTAAAAAATAAAACGGTGATTGTTACTGGCGCCACACGTGGTATTGGCAAAACGATTTTTTATCGATTAGCTGAGGAGGGTGCCAATGTTGTAGGTGTGTATGCTCGTAATGATCAAGCAGCGAACGAAATTGAAAGGGATTTAAACGAAAAAGGGATCGAGCGATCATTATACAAAGGTTCGGTTACAGACCGCAGTTTTATTGAAGGTCTTATGAACAGTGTTAATGAACGTTACGGCAAAATTGATGTACTCGTCAATAATGCCGGAGTAACAGGTGATAGCTTCATTACTCAAATGTCAAATGAACAGTGGAAACACGTATACGATACGAACTTTCTCGGTACATATATCTGCGCGACAACGGTTCTTCCGTATATGGAAGAGCAAAATGAAGGAAATATTGTTAATCTCGTTTCGACAACCGGAGTGATTGGGCGAGAGGCTCAAAGTAACTACGGCGCGTCAAAGGGATCTATCATGGGGTTGACACGCCTTTTATCAAGGAAGTATGCACGTAAAGGGTTGAAAATTAATGCCGTTGCACCTGGCATGATTAATACGGAAATGATTAAACATGTCCCGCAAAGCAAAATTGATAACTTTTTACGATTTACAAACGAAAAACGATTAGGGGAACCAGAGGAAGTGGCGAATGCGGTTTTATTCCTATCATCAGATTTATGTGGGTACCTTGATGATACCGTTTTAAAAGTGGATGGCGGATTTTTACGATAA